From a single Mus musculus strain C57BL/6J chromosome 12, GRCm38.p6 C57BL/6J genomic region:
- the Samd15 gene encoding sterile alpha motif domain-containing protein 15, producing MSEVSGDYNSDSDESLSLQPKRTKSGKLHNANADTLFEVSSKLSPNTDRDPGNVGNVPLEPTRTRKGDLVPVGKNHEVPDLQRQDVSVGVFKGPPTRTGTQLPTKIDPEQKTPDIRSEKLRKSVEEEALPPSKMTKSEKKQKESIKEKSTEPYEVTKPKFPDRKLRKSTEEADLKPHFKSTEQSGTEQPEQTKFPDKKLRQSTKKKVSGPLEDFEEESRRPIDEASLELSQKRPLKASKKAQKSSFDEKFPEMLEQITVELLDDQEETQEESIKEKVPEPLGDRKPSAQKHKLRKSSERSKLKDTLIEPSKDKDPGLQTQTEFPKEKLIKTTEKTGDKPQQITDPDIQEKSQPEPTEKNLELPNKPKPEEERDLPKEDKPESSKPNYPAGKDKLALPAKIKTEFIVGSPRESVESFSTLYETQEFLKDLQTDMNELFPIVDASESQTELRDSTVLPQEVELLGRKETKPSLTPEFEHLTWSPERVAEWISDLGFPQYKECFTENFINGQKLIHVNCSNLPQMGITDFEDMKAISYHTRVLLGIEEPLFSRSISLPYRDNKGLFFEQKGHSGVKSDSLTLAKFVEAAGLQEYNPEIKAEEKKEDALPENSLEENEELYEAT from the exons ATGTCTGAAGTCTCAGGAGATTATAATTCTGACTCCGATGAGAGTCTGAGTCTGCAGCCTAAAAGAACCAAATCTGGTAAATTACATAATGCTAACGCAGACACCTTGTTTGAGGTAAGCTCTAAGCTGTCCCCAAATACTGACCGAGACCCAGGAAATGTAGGAAATGTGCCACTAGAGCCAACCAGGACACGCAAGGGGGATTTGGTGCCCGTAGGTAAAAATCATGAGGTGCCAGACCTACAACGACAGGACGTTTCAGTAGGTGTGTTCAAAGGACCACCTACAAGAACAGGTACACAGCTACCAACAAAAATAGATCCAGAGCAGAAGACACCAGATATTCGAAGTGAAAAACTAAGAAAATCAGTTGAAGAGGAAGCTCTACCTCCATCCAAGATGACCAAAtcggaaaagaaacaaaaagagtcaattaaagaaaaaagtacaGAGCCATATGAGGTAACTAAACCTAAGTTCCCAGACCGGAAGCTAAGGAAGTCTACTGAGGAAGCAGATCTCAAACCTCACTTCAAGTCCACAGAGCAGTCAGGCACAGAGCAACCTGAGCAGACTAAGTTCCCAGACAAAAAACTAAGACAGTCAACTAAAAAGAAAGTCTCAGGGCCACTGGAGGATTTTGAAGAAGAATCAAGAAGACCCATTGATGAAGCAAGTCTAGAACTCTCACAAAAGAGACCATTAAAGGCTTCAAAGAAAGCACAAAAAAGCTCTTTTGATGAAAAATTTCCAGAGATGCTAGAACAGATTACTGTAGAACTACTAGATGACCAAGAGGAGACACAAGAAGAGTCCATTAAGGAGAAAGTTCCAGAACCATTAGGGGACCGGAAACCATCAGCTCAAAAGCACAAGCTGAGAAAATCAAGTGAAAGGTCTAAATTAAAGGACACATTAATAGAGCCAAGTAAGGACAAGGACCCGGGGCTACAAACACAGACTGAATTTCCAAAGGAGAAACTAATAAAGACAACGGAGAAAACGGGTGACAAGCCACAGCAGATAACTGATCCAGACATTCAAGAGAAGTCGCAGCCAGAACCAACCGAGAAAAATCTAGAGTTACCAAATAAACCCAAGCCAGAAGAGGAGAGAGACCTCCCCAAGGAAGACAAACCAGAATCAAGCAAACCTAATTATCCTGCAGGCAAAGATAAGCTAGCATTACCAGCCAAGATTAAAACTGAGTTTATAGTAGGATCTCCTAGAGAAAGCGTAGAGTCCTTCAGTACATTGTACGAAACCCAGGAGTTCCTCAAAGACCTTCAGACTGACATGAACGAACTGTTCCCAATCGTTGATGCTTCAGAGTCTCAGACAGAACTGAGGGATTCTACAGTGTTACCCCAGGAGGTGGAGCTACTAGGACGTAAAGAAACCAAGCCAAGTCTTACCCCAGAGTTTGAGCATCTTACCTGGAGCCCAGAAAGGGTTGCAGAGTGGATTAGTGATCTAGGCTTCCCTCAATACAAG GAGTGTTTTACTGAAAACTTCATCAATGGTCAAAAACTCATCCACGTAAACTGCTCCAACCTTCCTCAGATGGGAATAACtgattttgaagacatgaag GCAATATCGTACCACACCCGAGTGCTGCTGGGGATCGAGGAGCCACTGTTCAGCCGCAGCATCAGCCTTCCCTACAGAGACAACAAGGGCTTGTTCTTTGAGCAGAAAGGGCACAGTGGAGTAAAGTCTGATTCCTTGACCTTGGCAAAATTTGTTGAAGCAGCAGGATTACAGGAGTATAATCCAGAGATAAaagctgaggaaaagaaagaagacgcACTGCCAGAAAACAGCTTGGAAGAAAATGAG
- the Samd15 gene encoding sterile alpha motif domain-containing protein 15 isoform X2, producing MSEVSGDYNSDSDESLSLQPKRTKSGKLHNANADTLFEVSSKLSPNTDRDPGNVGNVPLEPTRTRKGDLVPVGKNHEVPDLQRQDVSVGVFKGPPTRTGTQLPTKIDPEQKTPDIRSEKLRKSVEEEALPPSKMTKSEKKQKESIKEKSTEPYEVTKPKFPDRKLRKSTEEADLKPHFKSTEQSGTEQPEQTKFPDKKLRQSTKKKVSGPLEDFEEESRRPIDEASLELSQKRPLKASKKAQKSSFDEKFPEMLEQITVELLDDQEETQEESIKEKVPEPLGDRKPSAQKHKLRKSSERSKLKDTLIEPSKDKDPGLQTQTEFPKEKLIKTTEKTGDKPQQITDPDIQEKSQPEPTEKNLELPNKPKPEEERDLPKEDKPESSKPNYPAGKDKLALPAKIKTEFIVGSPRESVESFSTLYETQEFLKDLQTDMNELFPIVDASESQTELRDSTVLPQEVELLGRKETKPSLTPEFEHLTWSPERVAEWISDLGFPQYKECFTENFINGQKLIHVNCSNLPQMGITDFEDMKKLDVTHTSCPITQEDAAL from the exons ATGTCTGAAGTCTCAGGAGATTATAATTCTGACTCCGATGAGAGTCTGAGTCTGCAGCCTAAAAGAACCAAATCTGGTAAATTACATAATGCTAACGCAGACACCTTGTTTGAGGTAAGCTCTAAGCTGTCCCCAAATACTGACCGAGACCCAGGAAATGTAGGAAATGTGCCACTAGAGCCAACCAGGACACGCAAGGGGGATTTGGTGCCCGTAGGTAAAAATCATGAGGTGCCAGACCTACAACGACAGGACGTTTCAGTAGGTGTGTTCAAAGGACCACCTACAAGAACAGGTACACAGCTACCAACAAAAATAGATCCAGAGCAGAAGACACCAGATATTCGAAGTGAAAAACTAAGAAAATCAGTTGAAGAGGAAGCTCTACCTCCATCCAAGATGACCAAAtcggaaaagaaacaaaaagagtcaattaaagaaaaaagtacaGAGCCATATGAGGTAACTAAACCTAAGTTCCCAGACCGGAAGCTAAGGAAGTCTACTGAGGAAGCAGATCTCAAACCTCACTTCAAGTCCACAGAGCAGTCAGGCACAGAGCAACCTGAGCAGACTAAGTTCCCAGACAAAAAACTAAGACAGTCAACTAAAAAGAAAGTCTCAGGGCCACTGGAGGATTTTGAAGAAGAATCAAGAAGACCCATTGATGAAGCAAGTCTAGAACTCTCACAAAAGAGACCATTAAAGGCTTCAAAGAAAGCACAAAAAAGCTCTTTTGATGAAAAATTTCCAGAGATGCTAGAACAGATTACTGTAGAACTACTAGATGACCAAGAGGAGACACAAGAAGAGTCCATTAAGGAGAAAGTTCCAGAACCATTAGGGGACCGGAAACCATCAGCTCAAAAGCACAAGCTGAGAAAATCAAGTGAAAGGTCTAAATTAAAGGACACATTAATAGAGCCAAGTAAGGACAAGGACCCGGGGCTACAAACACAGACTGAATTTCCAAAGGAGAAACTAATAAAGACAACGGAGAAAACGGGTGACAAGCCACAGCAGATAACTGATCCAGACATTCAAGAGAAGTCGCAGCCAGAACCAACCGAGAAAAATCTAGAGTTACCAAATAAACCCAAGCCAGAAGAGGAGAGAGACCTCCCCAAGGAAGACAAACCAGAATCAAGCAAACCTAATTATCCTGCAGGCAAAGATAAGCTAGCATTACCAGCCAAGATTAAAACTGAGTTTATAGTAGGATCTCCTAGAGAAAGCGTAGAGTCCTTCAGTACATTGTACGAAACCCAGGAGTTCCTCAAAGACCTTCAGACTGACATGAACGAACTGTTCCCAATCGTTGATGCTTCAGAGTCTCAGACAGAACTGAGGGATTCTACAGTGTTACCCCAGGAGGTGGAGCTACTAGGACGTAAAGAAACCAAGCCAAGTCTTACCCCAGAGTTTGAGCATCTTACCTGGAGCCCAGAAAGGGTTGCAGAGTGGATTAGTGATCTAGGCTTCCCTCAATACAAG GAGTGTTTTACTGAAAACTTCATCAATGGTCAAAAACTCATCCACGTAAACTGCTCCAACCTTCCTCAGATGGGAATAACtgattttgaagacatgaag AAGCTGGATGTGACTCACACAAGCTGTCCCATCACGCAAGAGGATGCAGCACTTTAG
- the Samd15 gene encoding sterile alpha motif domain-containing protein 15 isoform X1 → MSEVSGDYNSDSDESLSLQPKRTKSGKLHNANADTLFEVSSKLSPNTDRDPGNVGNVPLEPTRTRKGDLVPVGKNHEVPDLQRQDVSVGVFKGPPTRTGTQLPTKIDPEQKTPDIRSEKLRKSVEEEALPPSKMTKSEKKQKESIKEKSTEPYEVTKPKFPDRKLRKSTEEADLKPHFKSTEQSGTEQPEQTKFPDKKLRQSTKKKVSGPLEDFEEESRRPIDEASLELSQKRPLKASKKAQKSSFDEKFPEMLEQITVELLDDQEETQEESIKEKVPEPLGDRKPSAQKHKLRKSSERSKLKDTLIEPSKDKDPGLQTQTEFPKEKLIKTTEKTGDKPQQITDPDIQEKSQPEPTEKNLELPNKPKPEEERDLPKEDKPESSKPNYPAGKDKLALPAKIKTEFIVGSPRESVESFSTLYETQEFLKDLQTDMNELFPIVDASESQTELRDSTVLPQEVELLGRKETKPSLTPEFEHLTWSPERVAEWISDLGFPQYKECFTENFINGQKLIHVNCSNLPQMGITDFEDMKAISYHTRVLLGIEEPLFSRSISLPYRDNKGLFFEQKGHSGVKSDSLTLAKFVEAAGLQEYNPEIKAEEKKEDALPENSLEENEAIYQIFFFKSFSFYLFIYLFIYYMEVHYSCLQTLQKRESDLVTDGCEPPCGCWDLNSGRAVGCSYPLSHLTSPIYQILTT, encoded by the exons ATGTCTGAAGTCTCAGGAGATTATAATTCTGACTCCGATGAGAGTCTGAGTCTGCAGCCTAAAAGAACCAAATCTGGTAAATTACATAATGCTAACGCAGACACCTTGTTTGAGGTAAGCTCTAAGCTGTCCCCAAATACTGACCGAGACCCAGGAAATGTAGGAAATGTGCCACTAGAGCCAACCAGGACACGCAAGGGGGATTTGGTGCCCGTAGGTAAAAATCATGAGGTGCCAGACCTACAACGACAGGACGTTTCAGTAGGTGTGTTCAAAGGACCACCTACAAGAACAGGTACACAGCTACCAACAAAAATAGATCCAGAGCAGAAGACACCAGATATTCGAAGTGAAAAACTAAGAAAATCAGTTGAAGAGGAAGCTCTACCTCCATCCAAGATGACCAAAtcggaaaagaaacaaaaagagtcaattaaagaaaaaagtacaGAGCCATATGAGGTAACTAAACCTAAGTTCCCAGACCGGAAGCTAAGGAAGTCTACTGAGGAAGCAGATCTCAAACCTCACTTCAAGTCCACAGAGCAGTCAGGCACAGAGCAACCTGAGCAGACTAAGTTCCCAGACAAAAAACTAAGACAGTCAACTAAAAAGAAAGTCTCAGGGCCACTGGAGGATTTTGAAGAAGAATCAAGAAGACCCATTGATGAAGCAAGTCTAGAACTCTCACAAAAGAGACCATTAAAGGCTTCAAAGAAAGCACAAAAAAGCTCTTTTGATGAAAAATTTCCAGAGATGCTAGAACAGATTACTGTAGAACTACTAGATGACCAAGAGGAGACACAAGAAGAGTCCATTAAGGAGAAAGTTCCAGAACCATTAGGGGACCGGAAACCATCAGCTCAAAAGCACAAGCTGAGAAAATCAAGTGAAAGGTCTAAATTAAAGGACACATTAATAGAGCCAAGTAAGGACAAGGACCCGGGGCTACAAACACAGACTGAATTTCCAAAGGAGAAACTAATAAAGACAACGGAGAAAACGGGTGACAAGCCACAGCAGATAACTGATCCAGACATTCAAGAGAAGTCGCAGCCAGAACCAACCGAGAAAAATCTAGAGTTACCAAATAAACCCAAGCCAGAAGAGGAGAGAGACCTCCCCAAGGAAGACAAACCAGAATCAAGCAAACCTAATTATCCTGCAGGCAAAGATAAGCTAGCATTACCAGCCAAGATTAAAACTGAGTTTATAGTAGGATCTCCTAGAGAAAGCGTAGAGTCCTTCAGTACATTGTACGAAACCCAGGAGTTCCTCAAAGACCTTCAGACTGACATGAACGAACTGTTCCCAATCGTTGATGCTTCAGAGTCTCAGACAGAACTGAGGGATTCTACAGTGTTACCCCAGGAGGTGGAGCTACTAGGACGTAAAGAAACCAAGCCAAGTCTTACCCCAGAGTTTGAGCATCTTACCTGGAGCCCAGAAAGGGTTGCAGAGTGGATTAGTGATCTAGGCTTCCCTCAATACAAG GAGTGTTTTACTGAAAACTTCATCAATGGTCAAAAACTCATCCACGTAAACTGCTCCAACCTTCCTCAGATGGGAATAACtgattttgaagacatgaag GCAATATCGTACCACACCCGAGTGCTGCTGGGGATCGAGGAGCCACTGTTCAGCCGCAGCATCAGCCTTCCCTACAGAGACAACAAGGGCTTGTTCTTTGAGCAGAAAGGGCACAGTGGAGTAAAGTCTGATTCCTTGACCTTGGCAAAATTTGTTGAAGCAGCAGGATTACAGGAGTATAATCCAGAGATAAaagctgaggaaaagaaagaagacgcACTGCCAGAAAACAGCTTGGAAGAAAATGAGGCAatatatcagatttttttttttaaatcgttttccttttatttatttatttatttatttatttattatatggaagtacattatagctgtcttcagacactccagaagagggagtcagatctcgttacggatggttgtgagccaccatgtggttgctgggatttgaactctggaagagcagtcgggtgctcttacccactgagccatctcaccagcccaatataTCAGATTTTGACAACATGA